Below is a genomic region from Zavarzinella sp..
GTGGCCGGACGGGGTCGTGGCAAAGTTGCCACCACCTCAACAAGCGTTTGGCCTGTGCCTCTTCTCGACGAAGGTTACGGACGGCGGAGTGAAGGAGTTGGCCGGAATGGCGCGCCTCCAGATCCTGGATCTCGGCTTCACGAGCGTAACAGACGCGGGGCTGAAGGAACTGACCCGGTTCAAGGGTCTTCAGGCGGTGAACCTTGCAGAAACCCGTGTCACCGACGTGGGGATGAGGGAACTGGCCGGACTGACTGAATTGCGAGTGCTGTTCCTCGAAGGGTGCGAAGTTACCGATGTGGGCCTCAAGGAACTTGCCAGACTTCAGAGATTGAACTGGCTCAGCCTCAGGTCGACGCAAGTTTCCGATGTGGGCCTCAAGGAGCTTGCCGGACTTCAACAGCTGCAATCGCTCAGCCTCGACTTCACGTTCGTCACTGATAAGGGGCTGAAAGAACTGGCTAGAGTTAAAAAACTCCAAAAGCTGAGCATCGGGAGCAGCGTTACAATTACAGATACCGGCCTGAAGGAGATAGGCCAACTGAAAAGCCTTCAGTGGCTTTCGGTGGGCTGCACACGGGTGACTGCCCTGGGCCTGAAAGAACTGACCCGGTTACCGGACCTGAAGTATCTCATTCTCTTGGGCACGCCGGTGACGGATGCCGGGCTCAAGGAGTTAGCAAGTCTAAAGGGTCTCCAAACGCTGGCCCTCCACGGGACACAGGTTACGGACGCGGGGCTCCATCACCTCATGGGGCTGATCAAACTGCGGTCGCTATCGGTTGGCGGCACGCAGGTGACGGATGCCGGGCTCAAGGCACTGGCTCCCCTGGCTACTCTGCAGTCGGTGGACCTCAGCTTCACTCAGGTGACCGACGTCGGGCTGAAGGAACTTACCGGGCTAAAGAACCTGCGTCACCTTGATCTCCGAAAGACCGGCGTATCGGACGCAGGTGCCGCGACACTGAAGAAGGCGTTACCGGAGCTTATCATCCGGCGATGAGGGCTCTGGTGCAGGAACTGCGTGGTCGGACGCCGGCAGAAGGCCGCCCCAGGAACTTCCACTACTGAATACTAACAATTCAATCCATTTCGGTTGAATCATTCCATCTGTGATTGCTTATTCAGCGCGTGCGGATACGCTTCACTGTGGAGTGTTTTAAACCTAAATCAGATTGAAAATCGGAGTTTTTCCGCTTGAGGATCGACTTCAAATCTTGGCCACAGTCTTTTAATTATTTCATCCGGAGTTTCATTCAATGTATCGATGAATCCTTTGCAAGCGTCGAACAAATCACGCAAGGTTGCAAAACAACAATGTTGCGTGACCTCTTCACGCATCCATTTCCATAACCCTTCAATGGGATTGAAATCGGGACTATAACTGGGCAAAACTACTATTTCGATGTCCAACTCGCTGGCTTTGGTTCGAACGAACTTCGCCTTGTGCCAAGGTGCTCCATCCCAAATTACCACAACACGTCGACCTTGTCTTTCTACCCAATCGTTCACTCGGTGCAAAAATTCAGCCGTGTTTTCCTTGTTGCATTTGCCTTCGTTCCAGATCAAACATGCACCGGCACTGAAATTGTAAGCACCATACCAGTTGATGCGATCGGACAGCGGAGGGCAATCACTCACTCGCCAAGCCGATTCTCCCTTGTGCCACCAAGTATAGCCCAAGTCCATATCACGATGAAAATGGGATTCATCAATATAAATGATCACGATATCGCCGCGACACATTTGCTGGTACATGTCCGCGAACTGTTTCAGGTATTCGGCCCGCTTTTCAGGGTCCCCTTTGCCGAACAGTTTCTTGCATTTCTTCCAGCTCAATCCCGCTAATTGCAGGATCCGCCGCACGGTATTCCGAGATACATACCGCTGGAATTGACAACCGATCCAATTGCACAACTTCCTGATCGTCCATCCGTGGCCTGGCAATTGGTGATCTACCGGATCGCTTTTCAGAACGGCATCAACGATCTGCTCTATCTGCGACTGGACAAAAGGGGGACACGGCCGCCAGTACGCCGATAAATCAAGGCGTCAGGTCCATGGTTGTTATATTTATGAACCCAGTTCAACAACACATCGTCGCAACGTCCAATTTCTGCGGCATAAGCAGTCGCGTTAGTGTGACCAAGAGCAATTTGGTACAAAGCCATAAACCGCTCCCGAGTACGAGGATGCTCGGATTCCAGAGCCAGGCGACGCAAATCATCGGTGGTTTGATTCCATTTAGTAGTGTTCGGTCGGATCATCCTTGATCTCCAAAGGTTGGTCGACTTGCCTAGGTTGAACATTCTGACCAGCTTAACATAACTCACCAAATCTGTAAACACCGATTTTCAATCTGATTTTGGTTTAGAAAATTTTCCACATTGGTTCTTCGTCAACTTGGCAAAGATTTACTCTGTACTTTCACGCCACAGCTGGTTCCATTTTCTTCAGCTCAAAACCCAGTTTTTTCGCCTGGCGATGCAACTGTTTCTCATGCCGGGCTTTTACTTCTGACGCATAGGCCTCTTCCTGCTGCTTTGTGTAATCATCCCCGTATCGCATCAACATGGTAGATAATCCTGGCCAATTTGTGGGCCGTGGCCGCTGCGGCTCGTTTTTGGTAACATCAAGATTTCATTCGGTGGACGGGTCCGTTGAGCTTTGGTGTTAAGCCGGCCTGTGGGCGGCTAACAGGGTCCGCAATTGAGCATATACTTACTATGATGGCCGCAAGCGGCCTAAGTGAGCGATTGGAGCAGGAATCGCCTGGTATTCACTCCGCGACTCTGCTCAATCAATCGCGGACCCGTTAGCTGTTTTGAGACGAACTCATGCCCTTTCGAGATGTGGACCCTGATGAACTGCGATCGCTCGCCGACCTTTTTCGGCAAGCGGGCGCACGTGACCCGGAATCATGGGCGAACTCGCAACTGGCCGAGGGCATTCCACAGCTTGCAATCTTCAGCTTTGCAAAGGCGTTGTGGAACGGCGTGATGCCAGAGGACGACGACAAGTGGATCGATCAAGAGATTGAATGGGCGAAATCCCGGCCGCTTGATCCTTGCGCCCAGAGTGGGCCAGCGATGGAAGAGATGTTGGTCAAGGGCGTGAGTCGCAAGGCCATCGTCGATCTGGTACGAGTCTTTCAGTACAGCGCGCTCTATCACGCCTGTTCGATACTCGACGGGTCTCGGGTGGAAGACGTGCCGATCACTGATTGGAGGTTGCATCAGGTCGACGAAGAAGGCAAGGATGTAGCGATCATTCAAGGGCTGCATGAGGTTCTGCTGAGCATGGACCCGACCGGGCGCGAAATGCGTCCGCGTGGGGCCAGCAGCTAACAAAGCGTCACACCTGACCGCGCCGAAATTACCGTTAGTCGCGACCGGCAGGTGAACGCAGTCGTTAGGCCGCGAAGGGTGAACCTTGAAAGTCGTCGCAGACGCACGAGACACTCTCGACAAGGGACACAATTTGGCTTGGACGTTACCCTTGGTTCAAGCCCTAGGCCCAGATGGTCGTCAGTTGGCATCCAGTGGGTCCGACGTTCCATTCAGCGGTTGCTCCCATTAAAACCGTCATTCCCGCGCAGGCGGAATCCAGGGCGGAAGATTTGAATTACTACCAGTAATCCGATCCCAACCTTAAACCGTCATTCCCGGGCAGGCGGGAATCCAGGACGGAAGACTTGAATTACCACCAGTAATCAGATCCCCAGCTAAATCCGTCATTCCAGAGTAGGTGGGAATCGATCTTGTTCCCCCTTCCTTGCGAGGGAAGGGGGCTGGGGGTTAGGTTCTATTTTATTTCTCAGCCCTGCTTCATCTGACGTTGCTTTCGCATTGCCTTGCGGTGGGCACGGGCGGCTTTCTTTTTTTCCTTTTCCGCCTCATATTTTTCGACGTGGTGCTGCAATAATTTCAGGCGATAGCGTAATTCCACTAATTCCTCTTCAGTGTAGGCTATCTGTTCTTCCAACCGCATCATTCTCTTGCGGGGATTATCCCCTACCAATCGTGCAAACAATTCCAGCGCTAGAATAGCGTGCCAGCCCTTCATTAACAGGCCTCGTAATCGGTAAAGCCTGCCCATGCGGGCCAGTTGATCCGGTGCAATCGCCCGTGTGGTGCGTAGTAACCTCGCAATTGGCGACGCACTGGCCCACCAGGTCAGAATAAACTCCAGTGTGGGCAACAGCACAATCGCAGCATCGATCCAGCGGGTTTTCGCATATTTCATCGGCTGCCCGCTCGATTCCAGCTTGATAATGAACTCTGTGGCAAACGCTACCCAGATAATGGCCATACAGACGTTCAGAATCGTTTCAAACAGTGGGGACTCTTCTACCGTTCCTGCCCACACATACTCAATCACCAGAATGGGTAGAATCAGCAGTGCAAACAGCAACAACGGCAAACCAAAAAACCTGTCCAATCGTTTGAGCAATTCTTTCCCCTGGGTCTGCCAGCCCAGCCACGGCAGCCAGATATTGCCCGTTGCGGGGTGCACAAAGCCCATCCGTGCCGGAGGAAAAAGAGAGACGGCGAGACACCTTGTAAAGGATGGTAGCAATCGCTGGCCGGGCCTTTTCATCCAGAGCGAAAACATGGCTTCGACAAAGAAAACCGGCCAGACTCCTATAAGGAAAAAGGATATAAAGTTGAGTTCGGCCTGCGTAACCGAGCTTTTTGTGGCACGGTGAATCAGGCCGGCAAAAGCCAGCAAGTGAACAAAACCCAGCCAGAACATCAGTGGGGCAAGGCGTTGTACCACCAGAGGCACTTGCTCTTCGATGGTGATTTTCTCTGCCACAGGGGGCTCTTCGATCGTCGATTCAGCACTCATGGCTTTCCTAAAGTCGATTTCGCTTCCCGCACCCGAAACGAAACTCTACCTCTCCTTTATCGCCTTCTCACAGTATTTCGTGAAAAATTCCCAACCATTTCATTGTAAGTAGCCTCCCACCAGCAGTGCACGCGGGCCAAAAATGAGAAATTTCACATAAATCAAGTGAAGACGCCTGCCAAATTGATTATATATCAATAACTGATTGATAAAGCATTTTGTTGTAGCCTTCTCGAACTGTTGAAGGAGAGGCCTGATGGCAAAAAAGCGGAAATCTACCCCTGGGCCCTACCTAAAGGTGATGGAAATTCTCCGCGATCGCATCACCGATCCAGACAGTTTCCCTTTCAGCCTGCCCGCAATCAGGTCGCTGACAAAACTGGAATTTCATCCCAAAGTAACCTTTCTGGTGGGGGAGAATGGTTCTGGTAAATCGACAATTCTGGAAGCGATCGCCATTGACTGTGGGCTGAATCCGGAAGGTGGTAGCCGCAACTTCAACTTTGCCACGCGGGCATCCCACTCGTCGCTCGATCAATACATCCGCATTGGGAAGACAATTGCCAATCCTGGAGATAGCTACTTTCTGCGGGCAGAAAGCTTCTTTAATGTAAGTACCGAAATTGAACGGCTTGATGAGGAACCGGGTAGCGGTAGGATTATCGATGCATACGGTGGCAAATCGCTCCATGAACAGTCGCACGGGGAATCGTTTTATGCACTGTTTGAGAACCGGTTTCGAGAAAATGGCTTATACCTGCTGGACGAGCCAGAAGCCGCACTTTCGCCAAAGCGACAATTGGAATTTCTTGCATTACTTCATGCCTACCTCATTCATGGTGGGCAGTTTGTGATTGCAACCCACTCGCCAATTATCATGGCCTATCCCGAAGCCCGCATTTACCTGTTGGACAAGGAAGGCATTCGTGAAGTCGCCTACACCGAAACCGAGCACTATTTGATTACACGTGGTTTTCTGAAAGATCCCCAGAGTACGATGAAAGTTCTGTTCGAAAAGCAGGAGAAGCCCGTAACGGATGAACACGAATCGGACAACGAACACTGACAGGCCTCAATGAAATGACATTCGTACGAATATCAGTGTTCCACGTGGAACATTTTCGACACTCGTACAACTGTCAGATTTTCGTCCTTTGTGCAAATTTTGCAAGCTGGCGTTGCACCAATGTGCCTCTTCTGGTATGGTGAAGGTGTTTCAGTTCGATGAGATGGAGACCACCGAAGATGATGACCACGATTTTAGTTGCGACCGCAATGACGCTCGGTGCACCTGCCATAAAACCTAAAAACACCGAAACCGGGCCAGGTTACCTGGGGGTACAGTTCATTTCCGAACCCGATGGGATGCGGGTTTCTACCATCCAGCCAGGTGGGCCTGCACAGAAAGCAGGTTTGCTGCCCAACGATCTGATTACCAGATTCGACCGGGTGGAACTGAAAGGAATGGAAAACGATGCCATCATTAAAGTGGTGGCGGAAACTCCCATCGGCCGCACGGTGGAAGTAGAATTGCTGCGGGGTTCTGAAAAAATGACCGTCAAAGTGAAAGTAGCTGGGCGACCGGCAGATTTTGAAACCCTTCGGCAGCCACGTCAGGAATTAGTACCCATCCCCTGACAGTTGTTTCAAACACTCAGGTGATGCATTTTAAGGCAGGTCCGACATCAATCACCTTCCATCAGCATGTGATCTGCTATTAATACCCAAACAATCATGAAAAAATGAAATTGCTTTCATGATTTTCCCCAGTTTGTTTGTTCGATCTGATTCTAACAGATTGCAGCGGAAAGCAGTATGAACACTTTTTGCTGTGGGGATAATCTGTAAAAAAAACGTGTTATCTTTTCGGAAAATTGGAACAATGGCAGAAAAACCACGCAAGAACCCCAAAAATCCCATCGATGCGAAACTGCCCGAAACCACGATGAATCGATTGCTGGGGCCGGTGCAGCGGTTTATGCACGTCCAGGCTGCCAGCGGAATCGTCCTTCTGATCTGTACCGTTACTGCACTGGTGCTGGCTAATTCGCCGTATGCAAAAACTTTCATCTCGATATGGAAAACACCGATTGAATTTTCCATCGGCTCATTTCACATTGCGGATACTGTTGGCCACCTGTTAATTAATGATGGCTTAATGACCATCTTCTTCTTTGTGGTGGGCCTCGAGGTCAAACGGGAAATTATTGCCGGCGAACTTCGTGACCCACGAAAGGCACTGCTGCCCATTGTTGCGGCCCTGGGTGGGATGGTGGGGCCCGCACTGGTTTATCTGGCATTCCAATATGGCGAGCCAGGCGAACGCGGCTGGGCAATTCCGATGGCCACCGATATCGCTTTTGTGGTTGGGTTTCTGGCTTTATTCGGTAAGCGGGTGCCGTTCGGCCTGAAGATCTTTCTGCTGTCACTGGCGATCGTCGACGACATCGGTGCGGTGCTGGTGATAGCCACCGTCTATACCAATAAAATCGCAATGAGCTGGCTGCTGGTTGCTGCTATTGGCTTTGTAGTCACGTATTCACTGAATCTGTTGGGCGTTCGGCGTGTGCCCGCCTATATTGTGGTGGGTGCTGTGATCTGGCTGGCATTTCTGAAAGCAGGCATCCACCCCACTGTGGCCGGGGTGATGCTGGGTTTAATGACCCCATCCAGTGCCTGGCTTGGAGATAAAACTTTTTCCGCAGTGATCGAGGAAGCATGGACCCGCATGCGTGGGGGAGATTACACGCAGACAAAATCCTATGAAGAAATGGAGCGGATTGGTTTTGCACTTCGCGAGTCGGTTTCTCCGCTGACGCGGTTGGAAACCATCCTGCATCCGTGGGTCGCATTTGGCATTATGCCTTTGTTTGCGTTATCGAATGCCGGAGTGACATTCAACTTCAGTCTGCTAAAGGAACCCGTGGCCATTGCCGTGGCGGCAGGACTGGTGCTTGGCAAACCTCTGGGAATTATCCTGACGGCATTTATTGCTGTGAAACTTGGCCTGACCAGACTGCCAGCAAATGTGAACTGGCTGATGATGATCAGTGCAGGCTGTCTGGCTGGGATTGGCTTTACAATGTCGCTGTTTATTAACGGTTTAGCGTTCAATCCAGCCGAATTCCCATCATTTCAAAGTGCAGGGAAAATTGGCACGATGACTGGTTCGCTGATCAGCTCTCTTTTAGGCGGGACCTTATTGGTGGTTTCAATCTATCTGATTAAAAAGAAAGCCCCTGCAGCCAAAACAGAAAATGACTGATCTCAGTCTCTTTTCCAACTAAAAACTTATCCCTGGTTTCCTGTGCTTCTCACCCACATAATCGATCTTCGACAGAGTCGGCAACGAAATAGCCCATATCGAGATTGTTTTATTCGAAGTACGACATGTAGCAGAGTAAAGACATGGATCAGGAATTGCTTCTTATCCACTTCGCAAGTCTGCTCAATCGAGAACATTATTATCTCTGAGGTGCAGGATGTTTCGATGGTTCCGTCGACAGTTGGCAGCCCCACGCTTGGCTGGTCAAACCGCAGGTGAGTGGTATGTATTGCACCGTTCGTCATACAAACTGGACACGACTGTTTGGGACTTACTGGCACAGGCGGTTTTAGAGATTACTTCGCGCGAAGGTTCTGGAACAACACCTACCTGCCTTATTGATGTTCTTGTCACAGATGCCACCGAAGTCGCGCGATGTGTAGCAGCAATTCAGTTGAGTACGGACCCTTCGCCAGAAGCTGAGACAGCACTTATCGCTGCACTTCAGGATGAATCGGAACTTGTGCGACGCACCGCAGCCGAGTCACTGTTCCGGCTCGGATCAGTACGCGGTTTGGCTGCGGTAGTTGGCGGATCCCGACATGGGCATGCTGTCCGAACACATGCAGCGTTCAAGCTGGCAAATTTGAATTCAGGCGAGGCAAAGGAAGCACTGCCCGCCTTGATGGTTCTGTTGCAGTACCAGGACATTAATTGGCGAACGCACCTAGCTGCAGTCGCGGCATTGAAAAAGATCGGCGATGCAGCGATACCAGCCCTGGTGAATGGACTTCACAAGGGTTCGCCTCAGATGCGAAAGTATGCAGCGATCGCGCTCAAGGAGATGGGCAAGACGCCTGACCTACTACCAATGATCGACGAAGTGATTCGCAAGGCGGGATTGTCAGGCATTGATGAAGATTCTGAAATGATCGGGCACTGAACGGGTGCCGCAATTGAGTATATTCTTGATTGTTTTAACGTAGCACGGGCGTCCCGCCCGTGGGAAAAACTGGTTCGATCGTCGGTCGGCACTTTTGAGTCCCAATTCATATAATACAAGAAAGTTATATAACCAACACGGAATAGATATGAGTGTGTTACGCTGGTTTACCCACAATGTTGCCGACACTGCCGCGGGCACCCATGCCGATCTGCAGCCAGTGGTGGTGCACGTGCCGCCAGCCGAGCTGGTAACAACAATCGTCGCTCAAGTGGGTGCGATGCCGCGTTGGCACGTCGAAAGCAGCACGGAACAGCAGATCCACCTGACGCGCAGAACAAGGCTGTTTCGTTTCATTGATGATATTTTTTTAACAATTAGCCACCACGAGTCGGGGGCACTTGTCCATTTCCGAAGTAAATCCCGTCTGGGGAAAGGCGACCTCGGCCAGAATCGGCGCAACATCCTGCAATTGATTGCCCACCTGAAACCCATATTACTAGAGAAATGAACGTATTAGTGATTGGAAAGGGTGGGCGGGAACACGCTCTGGTCTGGAAGCTGTCGCAATCCCCTCGCGTCGAAAAAGTATTCTGTGCACCCGGTAATGCTGGCACCGGCATCGATGGGATTAATGTGCCCATTGATACGAACGAATTTCAAAAACTGGCCCGCTTCGCCAAAAAAGAAAAAGTCGGCCTGACGGTCGTTGGTCCGGAAGACCCATTGGTCGGTGGGATCGTCGACTTTTTCCGGAAGGAAGGTCTGCGGATCTTTGGCCCCACTCAGGAAGCTGCCCGCGTGGAAGGCAGCAAAGTCTTCTGCAAGCAGTTAATGCGTCATGCGGATGTGCCCACCGCCGATTTCAAAGTGTTCGACCACCCCGATGCCGCCAAGTACTGGATTGATACCCGCGATTATCCCGTGGTGGTGAAAGCAGACGGCCTTGCTGCCGGCAAAGGCGTGGTGGTGTGCAAAACCAATGCGGAAGCGAAGCAGGCCATTGATCGCATCATGGTCAAGGAAGAGTTTGGCAGTGTTGCAGGCCGCCAGGTGGTGGTGGAAAAACGACTGGAAGGGGAAGAACTGAGTGTTCTCGCGTTGGTTGGTGGGCGTGGCATTCTTTGCCTCCCACCCAGCCAGGATCATAAGCCGGCGCTTGATGGCGACCTTGGCCCCAATACCGGTGGCATGGGTGCGTATTGCCCCGCACCAATCGGCACGCCGGAATTGATGGCGAACATCGAAAAAGAAGTGTTTGTACCGTTTGTTCACGCGATGAAGCGGAAGCGATTTCCGTTTAACGGCCTGCTGTACGGTGGGTTCATGCTGACGAATCAGGGCTTTCGCACGCTTGAATTTAACGCCCGCTTTGGCGATCCGGAAACCCAGCCACTATTGATGCGGTTGAAATCGGATCTGCTCGACCTGCTGGAAGCGGTCGTGGATGAAACGCTGGATACCCTTGATGAATCGAAGGTGGTGTGGGATCCCCGCCCAGCAGTGTGCGTGGTGCTTGCCAGTGGGGGCTATCCCGGCCGATACGATAATGGCAAACCGATTACGGGGCTGGATGCTGCCGCCCAGATTCCCGATGTAAAAGTATTCCATGCAGGCACACGCAGCGATTCTGGCCGCACACTGACGGATGGTGGGCGGGTTCTGGGGGTGACCGCTCTGGGTGATACGCTGGCCGAT
It encodes:
- a CDS encoding IS630 family transposase translates to MPGHGWTIRKLCNWIGCQFQRYVSRNTVRRILQLAGLSWKKCKKLFGKGDPEKRAEYLKQFADMYQQMCRGDIVIIYIDESHFHRDMDLGYTWWHKGESAWRVSDCPPLSDRINWYGAYNFSAGACLIWNEGKCNKENTAEFLHRVNDWVERQGRRVVVIWDGAPWHKAKFVRTKASELDIEIVVLPSYSPDFNPIEGLWKWMREEVTQHCCFATLRDLFDACKGFIDTLNETPDEIIKRLWPRFEVDPQAEKLRFSI
- a CDS encoding AAA family ATPase; amino-acid sequence: MAKKRKSTPGPYLKVMEILRDRITDPDSFPFSLPAIRSLTKLEFHPKVTFLVGENGSGKSTILEAIAIDCGLNPEGGSRNFNFATRASHSSLDQYIRIGKTIANPGDSYFLRAESFFNVSTEIERLDEEPGSGRIIDAYGGKSLHEQSHGESFYALFENRFRENGLYLLDEPEAALSPKRQLEFLALLHAYLIHGGQFVIATHSPIIMAYPEARIYLLDKEGIREVAYTETEHYLITRGFLKDPQSTMKVLFEKQEKPVTDEHESDNEH
- a CDS encoding PDZ domain-containing protein — translated: MMTTILVATAMTLGAPAIKPKNTETGPGYLGVQFISEPDGMRVSTIQPGGPAQKAGLLPNDLITRFDRVELKGMENDAIIKVVAETPIGRTVEVELLRGSEKMTVKVKVAGRPADFETLRQPRQELVPIP
- the nhaA gene encoding Na+/H+ antiporter NhaA; translation: MAEKPRKNPKNPIDAKLPETTMNRLLGPVQRFMHVQAASGIVLLICTVTALVLANSPYAKTFISIWKTPIEFSIGSFHIADTVGHLLINDGLMTIFFFVVGLEVKREIIAGELRDPRKALLPIVAALGGMVGPALVYLAFQYGEPGERGWAIPMATDIAFVVGFLALFGKRVPFGLKIFLLSLAIVDDIGAVLVIATVYTNKIAMSWLLVAAIGFVVTYSLNLLGVRRVPAYIVVGAVIWLAFLKAGIHPTVAGVMLGLMTPSSAWLGDKTFSAVIEEAWTRMRGGDYTQTKSYEEMERIGFALRESVSPLTRLETILHPWVAFGIMPLFALSNAGVTFNFSLLKEPVAIAVAAGLVLGKPLGIILTAFIAVKLGLTRLPANVNWLMMISAGCLAGIGFTMSLFINGLAFNPAEFPSFQSAGKIGTMTGSLISSLLGGTLLVVSIYLIKKKAPAAKTEND
- a CDS encoding HEAT repeat domain-containing protein — its product is MFRWFRRQLAAPRLAGQTAGEWYVLHRSSYKLDTTVWDLLAQAVLEITSREGSGTTPTCLIDVLVTDATEVARCVAAIQLSTDPSPEAETALIAALQDESELVRRTAAESLFRLGSVRGLAAVVGGSRHGHAVRTHAAFKLANLNSGEAKEALPALMVLLQYQDINWRTHLAAVAALKKIGDAAIPALVNGLHKGSPQMRKYAAIALKEMGKTPDLLPMIDEVIRKAGLSGIDEDSEMIGH
- a CDS encoding DUF1499 domain-containing protein — encoded protein: MSVLRWFTHNVADTAAGTHADLQPVVVHVPPAELVTTIVAQVGAMPRWHVESSTEQQIHLTRRTRLFRFIDDIFLTISHHESGALVHFRSKSRLGKGDLGQNRRNILQLIAHLKPILLEK
- the purD gene encoding phosphoribosylamine--glycine ligase, with the translated sequence MNVLVIGKGGREHALVWKLSQSPRVEKVFCAPGNAGTGIDGINVPIDTNEFQKLARFAKKEKVGLTVVGPEDPLVGGIVDFFRKEGLRIFGPTQEAARVEGSKVFCKQLMRHADVPTADFKVFDHPDAAKYWIDTRDYPVVVKADGLAAGKGVVVCKTNAEAKQAIDRIMVKEEFGSVAGRQVVVEKRLEGEELSVLALVGGRGILCLPPSQDHKPALDGDLGPNTGGMGAYCPAPIGTPELMANIEKEVFVPFVHAMKRKRFPFNGLLYGGFMLTNQGFRTLEFNARFGDPETQPLLMRLKSDLLDLLEAVVDETLDTLDESKVVWDPRPAVCVVLASGGYPGRYDNGKPITGLDAAAQIPDVKVFHAGTRSDSGRTLTDGGRVLGVTALGDTLADAKARAYEAVAKIKFKGMQFRTDIADKALKKE